The following proteins are encoded in a genomic region of Parus major isolate Abel chromosome 18, Parus_major1.1, whole genome shotgun sequence:
- the SUZ12 gene encoding polycomb protein SUZ12 — protein sequence MAPQKHGGGAGPSSGSAGGAAGGGGGGGGGGGFGGSAAAAAPGGKSGGAAGGGGGGGGGSGYSGGSSASSAAAAAAAALPPVKKPKMEQIQADHDLFLQAFEKPTQIYRFLRTRNLIAPIFLHRTLTYMSHRNSRTNIKRKTFKVDDMLSKVEKMKGEQESHSLSAHLQLTFTGFFHKNDKPSQNSENEQNSVTLEVLLVKVCHKKRKDVSCPIRQVPTGKKQVPLNPDLSQIKPGNFPSLAVSSNEFEPSNSHMVKSYSLLFRVTRPGRREFNGLINGETNENIDVNEDLPARRKRNSSNREDGEKTFVAQMTVFDKNRRLQLLDGEYEVAMQEMEECPISKKRATWETILDGKRLPPFETFSQGPTLQFTLRWTGDTNDKSTAPIAKPLATRNSESLPQENKPNSVKPTQTIAVKESLPTDLQTRKERDVLNEPRQKLRIFYQFLYNNNTRQQTEARDDLHCPWCTLNCRKLYSLLKHLKLCHSRFIFNYVYHPKGARIDVSINECYDGSYAGNPQDIHRQPGFAFSRNGPVKRTPITHILVCRPKRTKASMSEFLESEDGEVEQQRTYSSGHNRLYFHSDTCLPLRPQEMEVDSEDEKDPEWLREKTITQIEEFSDVNEGEKEVMKLWNLHVMKHGFIADNQMNHACMLFVENYGQKIIKKNLCRNFMLHLVSMHDFNLISIMSIDKAVARLREMQQKLEKGESASPTDEESSEEQSGTANGYSENTMRERISEVESISGVTKQSKKQKL from the exons ATGGCTCCTCAGAAGCACGGTGGAGGAGCGGGGCCCAGCTCGGGCTCCGCTGGCGGCGCCGCCGGAGGAGGAGGTGGCGGCGGAGGAGGCGGCGGGTTTGGGGGCTCCGCCgcggcggcggctcccggcGGCAAATCCGGCGGTGCCGCcggcggcggcggtggcggAGGAGGAGGCAGTGGGTATTCGGGCGGCTCCTCGGCCTCctcggcagcggcggcggcggcagcggcgctGCCCCCCGTGAAGAAGCCGAAGATGGAGCAGATCCAGGCCGACCACGACCTCTTTCTTCAGGCCTTTGAGA AACCAACACAGATATACAGATTTCTACGTACCCGGAATCTAATAGCA CCAATATTTTTGCACAGAACTCTCACTTACATGTCCCACAGAAACTCCCGAACAAATATCAAAAG gaaaacattcaaaGTAGATGACATGTTATCAAAAGTAGAGAAAATGAAGGGAGAACAAGAATCTCACAG CTTGTCTGCTCATTTGCAACTTACATTTACTGGGTTCTTCCATAAAAATG ATAAGCCATCACAAAACTCAGAGAATGAACAAAATTCTGTAACTCTGGAAGTACTGCTGGTAAAAGTTTGCCACAAAAAACGAAAG GATGTCAGTTGTCCAATAAGACAGGTTCCTACAGGTAAAAAGCAGGTGCCTTTAAACCCAGACCTCAGCCAAATAAAACCAGGCAACTTCCCATCACTTGCAGTTTCCAGCAATGAGTTTGAGCCAAGCAACAGCCATATGGTGAAGTCTTACTCATTGTTATTCAGAGTCACTCGCCCAGGAAGGAGAGAATTTAATGGACTGATCAATGGTGAAACTAATGAAAACATTG ATGTCAATGAGGATCTTCCAgctagaagaaaaagaaactcttCAAATCGTGAAGATGGAGAAAAGACATTTGTAGCACAAATGACTGTATTTGATAAAAACAG ACGCTTACAACTTCTGGATGGGGAATATGAAGTGGCCATGCAGGAAATGGAAGAGTGTCCCATTAGCAAGAAAAGAGCAACATGGGAAACAATTCTGGATGGGAAG AGGTTGCCTccatttgaaacattttctcagGGTCCTACACTTCAGTTTACTCTTCGTTGGACAGGAGACACAAATGATAAGTCTACAGCTCCTATAGCTAAGCCTCTTGCAACACGAAATTCTGAAAGCCTCCCTCAAGAAAACAAGCCCAATTCTGTTAAACCTACTCAGACTATAG ctgtgaaagaaTCTTTGCCTACAGACCTTCAaacaagaaaagagagagatgtTTTAAATGAACCTCGACAGAAGTTGCGAATATTTTACCAG TTCCTGTACAACAATAACACGAGGCAGCAGACCGAGGCCCGCGACGACTTACACTGCCCCTGGTGCACACTGAACTGCAGGAAACTCTATAGTTTACTCAAACATCTTAAACTCTGCCACAGCAGATTTATCTTTAATTATGTT TATCATCCAAAAGGTGCTCGGATAGATGTGTCCATCAATGAGTGCTACGATGGCTCCTACGCAGGGAACCCCCAGGACATCCATCGCCAGCCCGGCTTCGCCTTCAGCCGCAACGGGCCCGTCAAAAGAACTCCAATCACACACATCCTGGTTTGCAG GCCAAAGCGCACGAAAGCGAGCATGTCCGAGTTCCTGGAGTCAGAGGACGGAGAGGTGGAGCAGCAACGGACGTACAGCAGCGGGCACAACCGGCTCTACTTCCACAGCGACACCTGCCTGCCCCTCCGCCCCCAGGAGATGGAGGTGGACAGTGAGGATGAAAAGGACCCGGAATGGCTTCGGGAGAAAACCATTACT CAAATTGAAGAATTTTCTGATGTTAACgaaggagagaaagaagtgaTGAAATTATGGAATCTTCATGTTATGAAGCACGG GTTTATTGCTGACAATCAAATGAATCATGCCTGTATGCTGTTTGTTGAAAATTATGGACAAAAAATCATTAAGAAAAACTTGTGTCGAAACTTTATGCTCCACCTGGTCAGCATGCATGACTTTAACCTCATCAGCATCATGTCCATAGACAAGGCTGTGGCCAGGCTCcgagaaatgcagcagaagttGGAGAAAGGAGAATCGGCTTCCCCAACGGACGAGGAATCTTCTGAGGAACAAAGTGGGACAGCAAATGGATACAGTGAAAATACCATGAGAGAGAGGATTTCAGAAGTGGAAAGCATCTCAGGTGTCACGAAACAGAGCAAGAAACAGAAGCTCTGA